The following are encoded together in the Phragmitibacter flavus genome:
- the argB gene encoding acetylglutamate kinase, which produces MTNTPLNLDSHIRKADVFLEALPYIQNFRGQTFLIKVGGSAMEEQSLVESLLRDIVFLEAVGINPVLVHGGGKAINKAMKDAGLEAKFIAGMRVTDAETISIVEETLARVINPDLVKRIKFLGGRALGLAGTSVFQGKRMLATDPATGEEHDVGFVGEVVDCNTEVVELAVAGEVVPVVSPVAREVGSANTLNVNADIAACALAKKLKAHKLIFLSDVLGVMRDPKDNGTLIPTLNTDFVGQLKREGIISGGMIPKVDSALDALRGGVGKVHMIDGRIPHSVVLEIFTDKGIGTEIVL; this is translated from the coding sequence TTGACCAATACTCCATTGAATCTCGACTCCCACATTCGCAAAGCCGACGTCTTCCTAGAAGCGTTGCCCTACATCCAAAATTTTCGTGGCCAGACCTTTTTGATCAAGGTCGGCGGCAGTGCCATGGAGGAGCAGTCGCTGGTGGAGAGCCTGCTGCGCGACATCGTGTTTCTTGAGGCGGTGGGGATCAATCCGGTGCTGGTGCATGGGGGTGGCAAGGCCATCAACAAAGCCATGAAAGATGCCGGACTGGAGGCAAAGTTCATCGCCGGGATGCGGGTGACGGATGCGGAGACGATCAGCATTGTCGAGGAGACGCTGGCGCGGGTGATCAATCCGGACCTGGTGAAGCGCATCAAATTTCTTGGGGGCCGTGCTTTGGGATTGGCGGGCACCAGCGTTTTTCAAGGCAAACGCATGCTCGCCACGGACCCAGCAACAGGCGAAGAGCACGACGTCGGCTTTGTTGGTGAGGTGGTCGACTGCAACACCGAGGTGGTCGAACTGGCCGTCGCGGGGGAAGTGGTTCCGGTGGTTTCTCCAGTGGCCCGTGAAGTGGGATCGGCCAACACACTGAACGTCAATGCCGACATCGCGGCCTGTGCCTTGGCGAAGAAGCTGAAGGCACACAAACTGATTTTCCTCAGCGACGTGCTGGGGGTGATGCGTGATCCGAAAGACAACGGCACTTTGATCCCAACGCTAAACACCGACTTTGTCGGCCAGTTGAAACGCGAAGGCATCATCTCAGGCGGGATGATCCCCAAGGTCGATAGTGCGCTCGATGCCCTGCGCGGCGGGGTCGGAAAAGTTCACATGATCGACGGTCGCATTCCCCATTCTGTTGTGCTGGAGATCTTTACCGACAAAGGAATCGGGACCGAAATCGTGCTCTAG
- the argJ gene encoding bifunctional glutamate N-acetyltransferase/amino-acid acetyltransferase ArgJ — MSKLASQETELVFKDIPGGVTAAYGFRAGAISCGIKNPDATRLDLALVVSDLPTATEGCFTTNRVKAAPVRVSQQHIKTGDIRAVVANSGNANACTGHQGIADTKATTKAVAEELGVRMRQVLACSTGIIGMTMPMGRILPRIPELALAISADGSDAAAAAIMTSDTKPKTYAVEVECEGATFRIGGIAKGAGMICPNMATMLCVITTDAKVDPAELKRATLAAVEQSFNRITIDGDTSTNDTVIVMSNGASEAPVIKSRSACTPIFRAALRHVMRELAKMMVRDGERVTKFVEIRVQNARTYQDAKKVAETVAKSLLVKCSWHGGDPNWGRVIHAVGYSGARIREEFIDIYFGGLIAAKNGLASTTPVRELEKVTQQPEFAVTIDLNLGSANYHVFTTDLSEEFVDFNAAEYSAAVFAKRQTGLV, encoded by the coding sequence ATGAGCAAGCTGGCATCACAGGAAACGGAACTGGTCTTCAAGGACATCCCTGGTGGAGTAACGGCGGCTTATGGTTTTCGTGCGGGGGCGATTTCGTGTGGCATCAAAAATCCCGACGCGACGCGTCTCGATCTCGCGCTGGTGGTATCGGATCTGCCAACGGCGACCGAGGGTTGTTTTACGACGAACCGGGTCAAGGCTGCCCCGGTGCGGGTTTCGCAACAGCACATCAAAACGGGCGACATTCGTGCTGTGGTGGCCAACAGTGGCAATGCCAATGCCTGCACGGGCCATCAGGGGATTGCGGACACCAAAGCCACAACGAAAGCGGTAGCCGAAGAGTTGGGCGTGAGGATGCGGCAGGTGCTGGCGTGTTCAACAGGAATCATTGGCATGACCATGCCGATGGGGCGGATTCTTCCTCGCATTCCCGAGCTGGCGCTGGCGATCAGTGCAGATGGATCGGATGCGGCGGCGGCGGCCATCATGACCAGCGACACCAAACCGAAGACTTATGCGGTGGAAGTGGAGTGTGAGGGGGCGACGTTTCGCATTGGCGGCATTGCCAAAGGCGCGGGCATGATCTGTCCCAACATGGCGACAATGCTGTGCGTCATCACGACCGATGCCAAGGTTGATCCCGCTGAACTGAAGCGCGCGACGTTGGCGGCGGTGGAGCAAAGTTTCAACCGCATCACCATTGATGGCGATACCAGCACCAACGACACGGTGATCGTGATGAGCAACGGTGCCAGCGAGGCTCCGGTGATCAAGAGTCGTTCGGCCTGCACCCCGATCTTTCGTGCAGCGCTGCGTCATGTGATGCGTGAGCTGGCCAAGATGATGGTCCGCGACGGCGAGCGAGTAACCAAGTTTGTCGAAATCCGCGTGCAGAACGCCCGCACCTATCAGGACGCCAAGAAGGTGGCGGAAACGGTGGCCAAGTCGTTGCTGGTGAAATGCTCGTGGCATGGTGGCGATCCCAACTGGGGCCGGGTGATTCATGCGGTGGGTTATTCAGGTGCCCGCATCCGGGAAGAGTTCATCGACATTTATTTTGGCGGACTGATCGCTGCGAAGAATGGGCTTGCCAGCACCACGCCGGTGCGGGAACTGGAGAAAGTCACCCAGCAGCCGGAGTTTGCCGTGACCATTGATCTCAATTTGGGAAGCGCGAACTATCACGTGTTCACCACCGATCTCAGCGAGGAGTTTGTCGATTTTAATGCGGCAGAATACTCGGCGGCGGTATTTGCAAAACGGCAGACGGGACTCGTCTGA